In Microbacterium binotii, one DNA window encodes the following:
- a CDS encoding Trp biosynthesis-associated membrane protein yields the protein MIRRARSSAVLSILAAGAVSTLAATQTWIHVALTDGAAADVAVAGTAAIPVLTPLSLAVLALGAALSIVGRVLRIVFGALTVAAAIGIALLTAPVAFDAPVDAYAPSVTETTGITGDSSVAALVASTSVTGWPIAALLAAIVLLAAGSFVLVTGWRWPGGGRRYDAPRRRAGTADDAPLDAIDSWDDLSRGDDPTFPDPPR from the coding sequence GTGATCCGTCGCGCGCGCTCGAGCGCGGTTCTGTCGATCCTGGCGGCGGGGGCTGTGAGCACCCTGGCCGCCACTCAGACCTGGATCCACGTCGCGTTGACAGACGGCGCGGCCGCCGATGTCGCGGTCGCGGGGACGGCGGCCATCCCCGTGCTCACGCCGCTGAGTCTCGCTGTGCTCGCGCTGGGCGCTGCGCTGTCGATCGTCGGTCGGGTGCTCCGGATCGTCTTCGGCGCTCTGACGGTGGCTGCCGCGATCGGAATCGCGCTGCTCACGGCTCCCGTCGCCTTCGACGCGCCCGTCGACGCCTACGCCCCGAGCGTGACGGAGACCACCGGCATCACCGGCGACTCGTCGGTCGCGGCACTCGTCGCGAGCACGAGCGTCACAGGCTGGCCCATCGCCGCTCTCCTCGCCGCCATCGTGCTGCTGGCGGCAGGTTCGTTCGTCCTCGTCACGGGGTGGCGCTGGCCGGGCGGAGGGCGCAGATACGACGCACCGCGCCGACGGGCAGGCACCGCTGACGACGCACCGCTGGATGCGATCGACTCGTGGGACGACCTCTCCCGCGGCGATGATCCGACCTTCCCCGACCCGCCCCGCTAG
- the hisI gene encoding phosphoribosyl-AMP cyclohydrolase, with the protein MSESVEERISRVRFNDQGLVAAIVQQWDTREVLMMGWMDAEALRRTLTSGRATYWSRSRQEYWRKGDTSGHIQVVHGARLDCDGDAVLLSVEQTGPACHTGTRTCFDVDDLDPVRGGE; encoded by the coding sequence GTGAGCGAGAGCGTCGAAGAGCGCATCTCCCGGGTCCGTTTCAACGACCAGGGCTTGGTCGCGGCGATCGTGCAGCAGTGGGACACCCGCGAGGTGCTCATGATGGGCTGGATGGATGCGGAGGCACTGCGGCGCACGCTCACCTCCGGGCGTGCCACCTACTGGTCGCGGTCGCGGCAGGAGTACTGGCGCAAGGGCGACACCTCGGGGCACATCCAGGTCGTGCACGGCGCCCGTCTGGACTGCGACGGCGACGCCGTGCTGCTGTCCGTGGAACAGACCGGCCCCGCGTGCCACACCGGCACGCGGACCTGCTTCGACGTGGACGATCTGGACCCCGTTCGAGGCGGCGAGTGA
- the hisF gene encoding imidazole glycerol phosphate synthase subunit HisF has product MSLVCRVIPCLDVAAGRVVKGVNFENLRDMGDPVELARLYFEQGADELTFLDVTATVDERATTYDVVRRTAEEVFIPLTVGGGVRSDEDVARLLAVGADKIGVNSAAIARPALIDEIADRFGAQVLVLSLDVKRAEGMPSGFAVTTHGGRTLTKLDALAWAREAIERGAGELLVNSIDADGTKNGFDLELVALMREISRVPVIASGGAGHVGDFAPAIRAGADAVLAASVFHSGQLTVGDVKDALVDDGIEVRR; this is encoded by the coding sequence ATGAGTCTGGTCTGCCGAGTCATCCCGTGCCTGGACGTGGCGGCGGGGCGCGTGGTGAAGGGCGTGAACTTCGAGAACCTCCGCGACATGGGAGATCCCGTCGAGCTCGCACGGCTGTACTTCGAACAGGGCGCCGACGAGCTCACGTTCCTCGACGTGACGGCCACCGTCGACGAGCGGGCGACGACCTATGACGTCGTGCGTCGCACGGCGGAAGAGGTCTTCATCCCGTTGACGGTCGGTGGCGGCGTTCGCTCCGACGAGGACGTCGCGAGGCTGCTCGCGGTGGGCGCGGACAAGATCGGCGTCAACTCGGCAGCGATCGCGCGCCCTGCCCTGATCGACGAGATCGCCGACCGCTTCGGCGCTCAGGTGCTCGTGCTCTCGCTGGACGTCAAGCGCGCCGAGGGGATGCCCTCCGGGTTCGCCGTCACGACCCACGGCGGTCGCACTCTGACCAAGCTCGACGCGCTCGCGTGGGCGCGCGAGGCGATCGAACGCGGTGCGGGCGAGCTGCTGGTCAACTCGATCGACGCCGACGGGACGAAGAACGGCTTCGACCTCGAGCTCGTCGCCCTGATGCGGGAGATCTCCCGCGTGCCGGTCATCGCCTCCGGCGGCGCCGGGCACGTGGGCGACTTCGCGCCCGCGATCCGCGCCGGCGCCGACGCCGTGCTCGCCGCATCCGTCTTCCACTCGGGTCAGCTCACGGTCGGCGACGTCAAGGATGCACTGGTCGACGACGGGATCGAGGTGCGGCGGTGA
- the hisG gene encoding ATP phosphoribosyltransferase, translating to MLRIAVPNKGSLSETAAAMLAEAGYKGRRDPKDLHAIDPLNDVEFFYLRPKDIATYVGSGALDVGITGRDLLLDARMPGAREIEALGFGGSTFRFAGPPGRFTELADLEGMRVATAYPGLVDAYLDEHGIAVDLVPLDGAVESAVELGVADAVADVVSTGTTLRQAGLEIFGPVLLESDAVLITGAQEPAGLETLLRRLRGVIVAREYVLIDYDLPADLVDDAIAVAPGIESPTISPLRDPSWVAVRVMSPRKGVNQVMDALYAIGARAILVTEIHAARL from the coding sequence ATGCTGAGAATCGCCGTGCCCAACAAGGGCTCCCTTTCCGAGACCGCGGCGGCCATGCTCGCCGAGGCGGGCTACAAGGGCCGTCGCGATCCCAAGGATCTGCACGCCATCGACCCGCTCAACGACGTCGAGTTCTTCTATCTGCGCCCCAAGGACATCGCCACCTACGTCGGTTCGGGTGCGCTCGATGTCGGCATCACCGGTCGCGACCTGCTGCTGGACGCCCGTATGCCGGGCGCCCGTGAGATCGAGGCGCTCGGCTTCGGCGGCTCCACGTTCCGCTTCGCGGGCCCTCCCGGCCGCTTCACCGAGCTCGCCGACCTCGAGGGGATGCGGGTCGCCACCGCCTACCCCGGTCTCGTCGACGCCTACCTCGACGAGCACGGCATCGCAGTCGACCTCGTGCCGCTCGACGGTGCGGTGGAGTCGGCCGTCGAGCTCGGTGTCGCCGATGCGGTGGCCGATGTCGTCTCCACCGGCACCACGCTCCGTCAGGCCGGGCTCGAGATCTTTGGACCTGTCCTTCTGGAGTCGGACGCGGTCCTGATCACCGGCGCGCAGGAGCCCGCAGGTCTCGAGACGTTGCTGCGCCGCCTGCGCGGCGTCATCGTCGCGCGCGAGTACGTGCTCATCGACTACGACCTGCCCGCCGACCTCGTCGACGACGCGATCGCCGTCGCCCCCGGCATCGAATCGCCGACGATCTCGCCGCTGCGGGACCCGTCGTGGGTCGCGGTGCGCGTCATGAGCCCGCGCAAGGGCGTGAACCAGGTCATGGATGCGCTCTACGCGATCGGTGCGAGGGCGATCCTCGTGACCGAGATCCACGCGGCGAGGCTCTGA
- a CDS encoding phosphoribosyl-ATP diphosphatase, with protein sequence MKTFDDLFAELELKARTRPAGSGTVAELDAGVHAIGKKIVEEAAEVWMAAEYQSDTEAAEEISQLLYHLQVLMLAKGLTPADVYRHL encoded by the coding sequence GTGAAGACGTTCGACGACCTGTTCGCGGAGCTGGAGCTCAAGGCCCGGACGCGACCGGCCGGATCCGGCACCGTCGCGGAGCTGGATGCCGGTGTGCATGCGATCGGCAAGAAGATCGTCGAAGAGGCGGCAGAGGTCTGGATGGCCGCCGAGTACCAGAGCGACACGGAAGCGGCGGAGGAGATCTCCCAGCTGCTCTACCACCTGCAGGTGCTCATGCTGGCCAAGGGCCTGACGCCGGCGGACGTGTACCGACATCTCTGA
- the rpe gene encoding ribulose-phosphate 3-epimerase — MSAPRINPSILAADFVNMQTELGRISGADFVHVDVMDNHFVPNLTFGPQMVERVQATSPVPLDVHLMIDDPDRWAPGYAELGAASVTFHLEAAADPVALARRLRQIGARAGVAIKPGTSEEPLLELLHEFDQILVMTVEPGFGGQSFMPETMPKLARLADAARRVDSAVWLQVDGGIAPTTIEQAASAGADTFVAGSAVFGAADPDAAIAGLRAQAADARAHRH; from the coding sequence GTGAGCGCTCCCCGCATCAACCCTTCGATCCTCGCCGCAGACTTCGTCAACATGCAGACCGAGCTCGGTCGCATCTCCGGTGCCGACTTCGTGCACGTGGACGTGATGGACAACCACTTCGTGCCGAACCTCACCTTCGGTCCGCAGATGGTCGAGCGGGTGCAGGCGACGAGTCCCGTGCCGCTGGACGTGCACCTCATGATCGACGACCCCGACCGCTGGGCACCCGGATACGCGGAGTTGGGCGCAGCATCGGTGACCTTCCATCTGGAGGCGGCCGCCGACCCGGTCGCGCTCGCACGACGGCTGCGTCAGATCGGCGCACGTGCCGGGGTGGCCATCAAGCCGGGGACCTCGGAGGAGCCGCTTCTGGAGCTGCTGCACGAGTTCGATCAGATCCTCGTGATGACGGTGGAGCCGGGTTTCGGCGGGCAGTCGTTCATGCCGGAGACGATGCCCAAGCTCGCCCGACTCGCCGATGCCGCGCGCCGGGTCGACTCGGCGGTCTGGCTCCAGGTCGACGGCGGCATCGCTCCGACCACCATCGAGCAGGCGGCGTCCGCCGGTGCAGACACATTCGTCGCAGGATCCGCCGTGTTCGGCGCGGCGGATCCGGATGCGGCGATCGCGGGCCTCCGGGCGCAGGCCGCCGACGCGAGGGCCCACCGCCACTGA
- a CDS encoding RsmB/NOP family class I SAM-dependent RNA methyltransferase: MSRSDPRRVAFDTLRAVAASDAYANLLLPVEIARAGLDAKDAALATELTYGTLRRLGTYDAIIASAAGRPIDEIDEDVLDALRLGAHQLLSTRIASHAAVHETVGLVRETIGAAPTGFVNAVLRRISRDTPGEWLARIEAAARSDDERLGLAYAHPVWVIRAFRRALSAEGRADELENLLRADNASPRVSLAVLPGLADRPAELAPTRYSPVGALSAGGDPEPLIRAAGGRIRVQDEGSQLAALALSRAVPVIAGERWLDLCAGPGGKTALLAAEALAGGALLEANEIAPARAGLVRQALAGVPAEVAVSEEDGRSRAGRARYDRILVDAPCTGLGALRRRPEARWRKSPGDVAALAILQRELLESALDALTSGGIVAYVTCSPHLAETSAVVAEVRERRGDDIEELDARAVLQGLASHPLDLPTPADGAGRAQLWPHRHGTDAMSISLLRRRA, encoded by the coding sequence GTGAGCCGCTCGGATCCGCGGCGGGTGGCCTTCGACACGCTGCGCGCCGTCGCCGCATCCGACGCGTACGCGAACCTGCTTCTGCCGGTAGAGATCGCGCGAGCCGGGCTCGACGCGAAGGATGCGGCCCTGGCGACCGAGCTGACCTACGGAACCCTTCGACGTCTGGGCACCTACGACGCGATCATCGCGTCGGCGGCAGGTCGTCCCATCGACGAGATCGACGAGGACGTGCTCGACGCCCTGCGACTGGGCGCGCATCAGCTGCTCTCGACCCGCATCGCCTCCCACGCGGCCGTGCACGAGACGGTGGGACTCGTGCGCGAGACGATCGGCGCGGCACCGACGGGCTTCGTCAACGCCGTGCTCCGGAGGATCTCACGCGACACGCCGGGGGAGTGGCTCGCCCGCATCGAGGCGGCGGCGCGTTCGGACGACGAACGGCTGGGACTCGCGTACGCACACCCGGTCTGGGTGATCCGCGCCTTCCGCCGCGCGCTGTCCGCCGAGGGGCGCGCCGACGAACTTGAAAACCTTCTGCGCGCGGACAACGCCTCGCCGCGGGTCTCGCTGGCGGTGCTTCCCGGTCTCGCCGATCGGCCGGCCGAGCTCGCCCCGACGCGATACTCGCCCGTGGGCGCGCTGTCCGCCGGCGGCGATCCGGAGCCGCTCATCCGGGCGGCCGGCGGCCGCATCCGCGTGCAGGACGAGGGCTCGCAGTTGGCGGCGCTCGCTCTCAGCCGCGCCGTGCCTGTGATCGCGGGAGAGCGATGGCTCGATCTGTGCGCCGGACCGGGCGGCAAGACCGCCCTGCTCGCCGCGGAGGCGCTGGCCGGCGGTGCGCTGCTGGAGGCGAACGAGATCGCGCCGGCCCGTGCGGGCCTCGTGCGTCAGGCTCTCGCGGGTGTCCCCGCCGAGGTCGCGGTGAGCGAGGAGGACGGGCGGTCGCGTGCCGGGCGGGCCCGTTACGACCGCATCCTGGTCGATGCGCCGTGCACGGGCCTGGGTGCGCTGCGTCGGCGACCGGAGGCGCGCTGGCGGAAGTCGCCGGGAGACGTGGCGGCACTGGCGATCCTGCAGCGGGAGCTGCTGGAGAGCGCGCTCGATGCGTTGACGTCCGGGGGCATCGTGGCCTACGTCACGTGCTCGCCCCACCTGGCGGAGACGAGCGCGGTCGTGGCCGAGGTGCGTGAGCGCCGAGGCGACGACATCGAGGAGCTCGATGCCCGCGCCGTGCTGCAGGGCCTGGCGAGCCACCCCCTCGATCTGCCGACGCCCGCCGACGGCGCGGGACGCGCCCAGCTGTGGCCTCACCGTCATGGGACGGACGCGATGTCGATCTCGCTCCTCCGGCGACGCGCGTGA
- the fmt gene encoding methionyl-tRNA formyltransferase: MRLVFAGTPEPAVASLRALAATDHELACVVTRRDAPVGRKRVLTPSPVADAAAELGLEVLKTDRLDAEATERIAALEPDLGVIVAYGGLVREPLLSAPRLGWINLHFSLLPRWRGAAPVQRALIAGDGETGTNVFQLTAGLDEGDVYGGTRYRIPATATAGRVLEDLARDGAAALVDVVDQLAAGTARGVPQAGESTYAGKLTAEDGRLDWTQAADAVLSRFRGTTPEPGAFTTVEGVRVKIHDMHRAEHAATLAPGAIRAAQSEVLVGTATDPVALVRVQPAGKAAMAAGDWLRGLRAADGLVAS; the protein is encoded by the coding sequence ATGCGTCTTGTCTTCGCGGGAACGCCCGAACCCGCCGTCGCTTCGCTGCGCGCTCTGGCCGCTACCGATCACGAGCTCGCGTGCGTCGTCACCCGCCGCGACGCGCCGGTCGGACGCAAGCGCGTGCTCACCCCGTCGCCCGTCGCCGACGCCGCCGCCGAGCTGGGCCTCGAGGTGCTCAAGACCGACCGGCTGGATGCGGAGGCGACCGAGCGCATCGCGGCACTCGAGCCGGATCTGGGCGTCATCGTGGCGTACGGCGGCCTCGTACGGGAGCCGCTGCTGAGCGCACCGCGTCTGGGGTGGATCAACCTTCACTTCTCGCTGCTGCCGCGCTGGCGCGGAGCCGCACCCGTGCAGCGGGCGCTCATCGCCGGAGACGGCGAGACTGGAACGAACGTGTTCCAGCTGACCGCGGGTCTCGACGAGGGCGACGTATACGGGGGAACCCGCTACCGCATCCCAGCGACAGCCACCGCCGGACGCGTTCTGGAGGATCTCGCGCGCGACGGTGCCGCGGCGCTCGTCGACGTCGTCGACCAGCTGGCGGCGGGGACCGCTCGCGGAGTCCCACAGGCCGGGGAGAGCACGTACGCGGGCAAGCTGACCGCGGAAGACGGCCGTTTGGACTGGACGCAGGCGGCGGATGCGGTCCTGTCGCGCTTCCGGGGCACGACGCCCGAACCGGGCGCCTTCACGACGGTCGAGGGCGTGCGCGTGAAGATCCACGACATGCATCGGGCGGAGCACGCCGCGACCTTGGCGCCCGGCGCGATCCGCGCCGCCCAGTCCGAGGTGCTCGTCGGCACCGCCACCGACCCCGTGGCGCTCGTGCGCGTGCAACCGGCGGGCAAGGCGGCGATGGCGGCGGGCGACTGGCTGCGCGGTCTTCGGGCGGCGGACGGGCTGGTGGCGTCGTGA
- a CDS encoding primosomal protein N', translating to MTGAAGPARPVARVLLDSPLPQLDRLFDYAIPTEFDEDAVPGVRVRVPLRSAGRVVDGFLIERGEETDHERPLSELDSVVSPMPVLPPSLYGLARRVADRAAGSASDVLRLAVPKRMVRAEKAWLHSPVPVVEVPHADAVKTAEEVLAAFPHLAEGIRAGERLAVDATPRVVELAEGGTVGSWAVLVAAAATITLAAGRSVIIVVPDHRDQEQVMTALAGRVPPNALVQSDARQTGPARYGAYLRTLAEAPCIVVGNRSAVYSPTSNTGLVVIWDDGDPLLAEPLSPGVHARDVALLRQESEQSALLVLGHTRTTDVERLVQIGWFRQIAAARRVTPRVVLTATSDAVAQARIPSSAFQAVRDALTEGPVLVQVARPGYAPVVVCSSCRTPARCLHCSGPLRVRRQGRPPECSWCGRGIAAWQCAVCEGQHLRLASSGSERTADELGRAFPGTRVIVADGDHPVARVEHRPALVIATRGAEPIAEGGYRAVLLLDGDRMLLAEDLRIGESCLRWWSNAAALTAPGAPVLLTGVAGPVARALATWTQAAYARAELADRAVLHLPPAVRVAVVEGEPRTVHEALAQLRAEVPALDPDAVLGPSEILGEDPPRSRALVRFDYGHGRAVTGSLRAAVVADAVRARRARGRTPARSRNTLRVRVDVPDPEL from the coding sequence ATGACCGGGGCAGCCGGCCCCGCTCGGCCCGTCGCGCGCGTGCTGCTCGATTCGCCGCTTCCGCAGCTCGACCGCCTCTTCGACTACGCGATCCCGACCGAGTTCGATGAGGACGCGGTGCCCGGAGTACGTGTCCGCGTTCCGCTGCGCAGTGCCGGCCGCGTCGTCGACGGGTTCCTCATCGAGCGTGGCGAGGAGACGGACCACGAGCGTCCGCTCTCCGAGCTCGACAGTGTGGTCTCGCCGATGCCCGTCCTGCCTCCGAGTCTCTACGGCCTTGCCCGACGCGTCGCCGATCGCGCGGCAGGATCCGCATCCGATGTCCTCCGCCTCGCGGTGCCGAAACGGATGGTGCGGGCGGAGAAGGCATGGCTGCATTCGCCTGTGCCCGTCGTCGAGGTGCCCCATGCCGACGCGGTGAAGACCGCTGAAGAGGTCCTCGCGGCGTTCCCGCACCTGGCGGAGGGGATCCGCGCCGGCGAACGCCTCGCCGTGGATGCGACGCCGCGCGTCGTGGAGCTCGCCGAGGGCGGCACGGTCGGATCATGGGCGGTCCTCGTCGCGGCGGCAGCGACCATCACCCTCGCAGCGGGGCGGAGCGTGATCATCGTCGTTCCCGACCACCGTGATCAGGAGCAGGTGATGACCGCCCTCGCGGGGCGTGTGCCCCCGAACGCGCTGGTGCAGTCCGATGCGCGGCAGACCGGTCCCGCGCGCTACGGCGCGTACCTGCGCACCCTCGCGGAGGCTCCCTGCATCGTCGTCGGAAACCGATCCGCCGTCTATTCGCCCACCAGCAACACGGGACTCGTCGTCATCTGGGACGACGGCGATCCGCTGCTCGCAGAACCGCTCAGCCCCGGTGTGCACGCGCGCGATGTCGCGCTGCTGCGCCAGGAGAGCGAGCAGAGCGCCCTGCTGGTGCTCGGTCACACGCGAACCACGGATGTCGAGCGGCTCGTTCAGATCGGTTGGTTCCGTCAAATCGCGGCGGCACGTCGGGTCACGCCGCGCGTCGTCCTGACGGCGACATCCGACGCAGTGGCGCAGGCGCGCATCCCGTCCTCGGCGTTCCAGGCCGTGCGCGACGCGCTGACGGAGGGCCCCGTCCTGGTGCAGGTGGCGCGTCCCGGGTACGCGCCGGTGGTGGTCTGCTCCTCCTGCCGCACGCCCGCGCGCTGTCTGCACTGCTCCGGCCCCCTCCGCGTGCGCAGGCAGGGCAGGCCCCCGGAATGCTCCTGGTGCGGACGCGGGATCGCCGCCTGGCAGTGCGCCGTATGCGAGGGTCAGCATCTGCGTCTCGCGTCGTCGGGAAGCGAGCGCACCGCGGACGAGCTCGGTCGAGCCTTCCCCGGGACTCGGGTGATCGTGGCGGACGGCGACCATCCTGTCGCGCGCGTCGAGCACCGCCCTGCGCTGGTGATCGCGACCCGGGGCGCGGAACCGATCGCAGAGGGCGGTTATCGTGCGGTGCTGCTCCTGGATGGTGACCGGATGCTGCTGGCCGAGGACCTGCGCATCGGTGAGTCGTGTCTGCGGTGGTGGTCGAACGCGGCCGCGCTGACCGCGCCCGGCGCGCCCGTGCTGCTCACCGGGGTCGCCGGGCCGGTCGCCCGCGCGCTGGCCACCTGGACGCAGGCCGCCTACGCCCGCGCGGAGCTCGCCGACCGTGCGGTGCTGCATCTGCCGCCGGCGGTGCGGGTCGCCGTCGTGGAGGGGGAGCCCCGAACCGTGCACGAGGCCCTCGCGCAGCTGCGCGCCGAGGTTCCCGCGCTCGATCCGGACGCCGTCCTCGGACCGTCCGAGATCCTCGGAGAGGACCCGCCCCGCTCGCGCGCCCTGGTGCGTTTCGACTACGGCCACGGCAGGGCCGTGACGGGGTCTCTGCGGGCCGCGGTCGTCGCCGACGCCGTCCGCGCGCGTCGTGCGCGCGGACGGACCCCCGCGCGCAGCCGGAATACACTCAGAGTTCGGGTGGACGTGCCCGATCCCGAGCTGTGA
- the metK gene encoding methionine adenosyltransferase, which produces MTELRLFTSESVTEGHPDKICDQISDSILDAIIAEDPTGRVAVETLVTTGLVHVAGEVSTRAYVEIPAIVRDVVNRIGYTSSDTGFDGDSCGVSVSIGAQSSDIAAGVNQAFEQREGRSVDPRDEQGAGDQGIMFGFATTETAQLMPMAAWTAHRMAERLAAVRRSGTLDFLRPDGKTQVTLGYDGHTPKTVESVVLSTQHHPDIGQDELRELVRREVIDPVLADTGLDTPDVQYYINPAGPFVTGGPKGDAGLTGRKIIIDTYGGAARHGGGAFSGKDPSKVDRSAAYAMRWVAKNAVAAGLAERLEVQVAYAIGKASPVGLYVESFGTGHVSDETITAAILDVFDLRPKAIIDQLDLLRPIYSATAAYGHFGRELPGFTWERLDRVDELRAAAGL; this is translated from the coding sequence ATGACCGAGCTGCGTCTGTTCACGTCCGAATCCGTCACCGAAGGGCATCCGGACAAGATCTGCGACCAGATCTCCGACAGCATCCTCGATGCGATCATCGCGGAGGATCCGACTGGTCGCGTCGCGGTCGAGACGCTCGTGACGACGGGTCTCGTGCACGTCGCCGGCGAGGTGTCGACGCGTGCCTACGTCGAGATCCCCGCGATCGTGCGCGACGTCGTGAACCGCATCGGTTACACCTCCAGCGACACCGGCTTCGACGGCGACTCCTGCGGCGTCTCCGTGTCGATCGGCGCGCAGTCCTCGGACATCGCGGCCGGCGTCAACCAGGCGTTCGAGCAGCGCGAGGGACGCTCGGTGGACCCCCGCGACGAACAGGGTGCCGGCGACCAAGGCATCATGTTCGGTTTCGCGACGACCGAGACCGCGCAGCTCATGCCGATGGCGGCGTGGACCGCGCATCGGATGGCCGAGCGCCTGGCCGCGGTGCGCAGATCCGGCACTCTCGATTTCCTCCGTCCCGACGGCAAGACGCAGGTCACCCTCGGCTACGACGGCCACACTCCGAAGACGGTGGAGTCGGTCGTGCTCTCCACGCAGCATCATCCCGACATCGGTCAGGACGAGCTGCGCGAGCTGGTGCGTCGCGAGGTCATCGATCCCGTGCTCGCCGACACCGGACTCGACACGCCCGACGTGCAGTACTACATCAACCCCGCCGGGCCCTTCGTGACCGGCGGCCCCAAGGGTGACGCCGGGTTGACCGGACGCAAGATCATCATCGACACCTACGGCGGCGCGGCGCGCCACGGCGGGGGCGCCTTCAGTGGCAAAGACCCCTCCAAGGTCGATCGTTCCGCCGCGTACGCCATGCGCTGGGTCGCCAAGAATGCGGTCGCGGCGGGTCTCGCCGAGCGGCTCGAGGTGCAGGTCGCGTACGCGATCGGCAAGGCGAGTCCCGTCGGCCTGTATGTCGAGAGCTTCGGCACGGGGCATGTGAGCGACGAGACGATCACCGCGGCCATCCTCGACGTCTTCGACCTGCGGCCCAAGGCCATCATCGACCAGCTGGATCTGCTGCGTCCCATCTACTCGGCGACGGCCGCCTACGGTCACTTCGGCCGCGAGCTGCCCGGGTTCACCTGGGAGCGTCTGGATCGCGTCGACGAGTTGCGCGCCGCAGCCGGGCTCTGA
- the rpoZ gene encoding DNA-directed RNA polymerase subunit omega, whose protein sequence is MAGTNQGIIEPPIDSLLDKVDSKYQLVIYASKRARQINDYYSDLHEGNLFDNVGPLVDSTIEDKPLTIALHEINEDKLRLRHAE, encoded by the coding sequence ATGGCTGGGACCAACCAGGGCATCATCGAGCCCCCCATCGACAGCCTTCTCGACAAGGTCGACTCGAAGTACCAGCTCGTCATCTACGCATCCAAGCGGGCGCGCCAGATCAACGACTACTACTCGGATCTGCACGAGGGCAACCTCTTCGACAACGTGGGCCCGCTGGTGGACTCCACGATCGAAGACAAGCCGCTGACGATCGCGCTGCACGAGATCAACGAAGACAAGCTGCGGCTGCGTCACGCCGAGTGA
- the gmk gene encoding guanylate kinase translates to MVDSRTPPEVDRAAASRRAVEARRARASLKRDLATRVISGQEVLRRAVAAPASAAGTLRVPEFLTSLPAIGEGKRDRILAELGISPVKRLGGLGVRQRAALQEWLDGRLPEPQPRAARSRLLVLAGPTAVGKGTVAAHIQEHYPEILLSVSATTRPPRPGEVDGTHYFFVDDAAFDDLIARGELLEWATVHNKYRYGTPRGPIERALADGRTVLLEIDLQGARQVRAAAPDAALVFLLPPSWDELVQRLVGRGTEDAEERARRLRTARVELAAQGEFDYRVVNAEVAEAAREVVELTKASARPS, encoded by the coding sequence GTGGTTGACAGTCGAACGCCGCCCGAGGTCGATCGTGCCGCGGCGTCGCGCCGAGCCGTCGAGGCCCGTCGCGCCCGCGCGTCGCTCAAGCGCGACCTCGCCACGCGCGTGATCAGCGGCCAGGAGGTGCTGCGACGTGCGGTCGCCGCCCCCGCATCCGCCGCCGGAACCCTGCGCGTCCCCGAGTTCCTCACCTCGCTCCCGGCCATCGGAGAGGGCAAGCGGGATCGCATCCTCGCCGAGCTCGGCATCTCGCCCGTGAAGCGTCTCGGCGGCCTCGGGGTGCGCCAGCGCGCCGCGCTCCAGGAATGGCTCGACGGTCGTCTGCCGGAACCCCAGCCGCGCGCCGCCCGCAGCCGTCTGCTCGTCCTCGCCGGCCCGACCGCGGTCGGCAAGGGGACCGTGGCCGCCCACATCCAGGAGCACTATCCGGAGATCCTCCTCTCCGTCTCCGCGACCACGCGCCCGCCCCGCCCCGGCGAGGTCGACGGCACGCACTACTTCTTCGTGGACGACGCCGCCTTCGACGATCTCATCGCGCGCGGCGAACTGCTCGAGTGGGCGACCGTGCACAACAAGTACCGTTACGGCACGCCCCGTGGTCCGATCGAGCGCGCCTTGGCCGACGGTCGCACGGTGCTGCTGGAGATCGATCTGCAGGGAGCCAGGCAGGTGCGGGCGGCCGCGCCGGACGCCGCGCTCGTGTTCCTGCTCCCGCCCAGTTGGGACGAACTCGTGCAGCGCCTGGTCGGACGAGGCACGGAGGATGCGGAAGAACGCGCCCGGCGTCTGCGCACCGCGCGGGTGGAACTGGCCGCCCAGGGGGAGTTCGACTACCGGGTCGTGAACGCAGAAGTCGCCGAGGCCGCGCGTGAGGTCGTAGAATTGACGAAGGCTTCCGCGCGTCCGTCGTGA